The Sinomicrobium kalidii region TCTTTATCATAAGTCCGGCTAAAAAAGTCCTCCCCGGCCCCTTCCCGCTTGTGTTGAACTTGCCTGCACTGAGCCCTTTGATACTTTGGCTTCGCTGGGATAAACTAAAGCCGAAGTGTCGAAGCATGGGGGAGTCCCGATCCCGATAGTTATCGGGACCATCGGGAGGGAGGGGATAAACTCTAAAAAAGTATAAACAGGCTTTATTTCTTCCGGCATACAATTATATTATTAACCATATAGTTCCGGTTTTCCTCCTCCTGTTATTTTCTTAATAAAATGGTATTTCATACGGGGATATAGGAAATTATTTACCGATTTGATAATGAAATACAGGAATCACCCTCCTATTTTACGAATATACCACCCCTTTTAAGAAATAATTGCAACGAATTTTGTAGCAGAAAATGAAGTAATTAAACCCGGGGTCAGATCACCCTCCGATTCGGGCAAAATACGGCCTGGTCAGTTAAGAAATCCGGAGAAGGGATAATCCGAGCGACATTCAATGTTTTAAAAAGAATAGCACGATTTCCCTTTTGAAAGGAGCTCCGGTATTTTAGTACCTGTTTAAATAAGTGTTTATACTACATTTTACAAAGATCTGACAGGAATGGTTCCGGGAAAGTACGCACCACAATAGTCCCGGACCTGGTTTGTTACCGATTTTTCACTACAACCAAAACTAAATATATGATATGAGAATTTTTACTTGCTTTTTAAAAGCATCGGGTCTGCTTATGGTATTGGCAGTCTCGGTGTTTCAGATGAGTGCACAGGAGCAGATGCGCACGGTAACCGGAACGGTTATTTCGGGAGATAATAAAGGGCCGCTTCCCGGGGTTACCGTTAAAGTAAAAGGAGTGGCGCGGGGGACCACAACCGATTTTGACGGTAACTACGAGTTAAGGGTGAATGAAGACGAAGTCCTCGTCTTTTCATATGTCGGCTTTAAAACTGTTGAGATAGCTGTAAGCGGAAAAAATACCATTAATGTTACACTAAACCAGGATCTCCAGGAGCTCGATGAGACGGTAGTGGTTGGTTTCGGAACTCAAAAGAAGGCCAGCCTGGTCAGTTCTGTGACCACAATAAACCCCAAAGAACTCAAGGGCCCTACCAGTAACCTGACCACCATGATGGCAGGCAGGGTTTCGGGGATGATAGCCTATCAGCGCAGCGGGGAACCCGGGGCGGATAACTCGGAATTTTTTATCCGCGGACTGGGTACATTTGGTACCGGTAAGGTAAACCCGCTGATACTCATTGACGGCATAGAATCTTCGACCAGGGACATGGCCCGCTTGCAGCCGGATGATATCGACTCTTTTTCGGTATTAAAGGATGCCGCCGCCGCGGCAATTTACGGGGCAAGAGGGGCTAACGGAGTGGTACTGATTACCACCAAATCGGGTGAAGAGGGCAAGGTGAAGTTCAGATTCAGGGCAGAGAACAGGGTTTCTACCAATACCCGGAACTTCAGGTTTGCGGATAATATTACCTATATGAACCTGGCCAATGAAGCCGCCCTGACCAGAGATCCGAATGCCGTTCTGCCCTATACCCAGACCAAAATAGATCGTACTGAGGCAGGAGACAATCCCTTGCTGTATCCGAATAACAACTGGATAGATCAACTGATCAAGGATTATACCGTTAACCAGGGCTATAACCTGAGCGCCAGTGGTGGCGGAGAAAGGGCGCGGTATTATGTGGCAGGGACCTATAATGTAGACAACGGGGTGTTGAAAGTGGACGGGATAAACAACTTTAACAGCAATATCAAACTGCGCAATTATTCACTCCGTTCCAATGTTGATATCACCTTGACCAATACCACCGATGCCTCGGTAAGGCTTTACGGCCAGTTCGACGATTATAACGGCCCCGTAGGCGGGGGAGGTGCCACGTTTAACAGGGCCATCTGGTCCAATCCCGTAAGATTTCCGGCCGTATATCCTTCGGAATTGTTGCCCTATATAGAACATCCCTTGTTCGGAGGGGCGGTTGCCGGACAGGACGGCACGGGACTGCTGACCAACCCCTATGCCGAGATGGTAAAGGGATACCAGGTGTGGAAACGGTCTAATATCCAGGCCCAGCTCGAGTTGAAGCAGGACCTGGGCACGATCACCAAAGGGCTTACGGCACGTGCCATGGGATATGTGAGAAGAATGTCTTATTACCAGGTGTCCAGGCAATACAATCCTTTTTACTATACGGCCTCCCTGAGCCCTTTGGATAACAGCATTAACCTCAGGGTACTCAACGACGGCGGAGCGAATTCCATAGGCACCACCGGGAGCGAATACCTCGGGTATGACGAAGGCGACAAGGACATCGATTCCAGGATATACCTGGAAACAGCCATCAATTACAACCGGGTATTCGGAGAAAAACACGCTGTGTCCGGAATGCTCATCAACATCCTTTCCAGCTATGAAACCGGTAATTCGGGAAACGTCCAGTCCTCTTTGGCCCACAGGAATCACGGGATTTCCGGGCGTTTTACCTATGCCTATGACGACCGCTACCTCGCGGAGTTCAATTTCGGGTATAACGGCTCCGAGCGTTTTGCCAATGATCACCGGTATGGTTTCTTCCCTTCCTTCGGGGTGGGGTACCGTATATCCAATGAAAAATTTTTTGAACCGCTCAAAGAAGTGGTCAGTAACCTGAAATTCAGGGCTACCTACGGATGGGTAGGGAACGATGCCATCGGGGATGACGAAGACCGTTTTTTCTACCTGTCGAATGTCGACCTGAATGACGGGGACTTTGGAGCCCGTTTCGGAGAAGACTTCGGGTATTACAGGCCCGGTATTTCCATTTCGAGGTATGCCAACAACCAGATCAGCTGGGAAAAATCCGAGCAGATCAACATCGGTATGGACCTCAGCCTGTTTCGGAACTCCCTGGAAATTATTGTTGATGCGTTTCGCCAAAGAAGGAGCAATATCCTGCAGGAACGTTCCAATATCGGTTCTACCATGGGATTGATGGTCATTCCGGCAGCCAATTTCGGAAAAGCAGAGAGTAAAGGAGTTGATGTTTCTTTAACGTATAATAAGCAATTATCGCAAAACTTATGGACCAGCCTGCGCGGTAATTTTACCTATGCTACCAGCAAAATATTAAAATTCGATGAAAATATATACCCGGAAAACATGACGTACCGCTACAAAAAAGGACAATCGATTGCCAGACAGTTCGGGTATATAGCCGAAAGGCTGTTTGTTGACGATAATGAGGTAGCCAATTCTCCCACTCAATTCGGTACATATATGGGGGGAGACATCAAATACAGGGACATGAACGGCGATGGGGTGATCACTTCCAACGATATGGTGCCCATCGGTTATCCCACCACCCCCGAGATCGTTTACGGGTTTGGCGGTACCGCCGGTTTTAAGAACTTCGATATCAGTGCCTTTTTCCAGGGTTCGGCCCGTACTTCTTTCTTTATCAACCCGAGAAATATATCTCCTTTTGTACTGAATTATGATGATGATATCAATACCTACGCACAAAACGGGCTGCTGAATGTCGTTGCAGACAGTCACTGGTCTGAAGAGAACCGGGATATATACGCATTCTGGCCCAGGCTGAGCGATACTTTTATTGAAAACAATAATCAGAGATCCACCTGGTGGATGCGAAACGGTGCTTTTCTGCGGCTTAAAAGTGTGGAGATAGGCTATAACACTCCTGCCAGATTTCTGGATAAATACGGAATAAAGGGATTGCGGATTTACCTCAGCGGAACCAATCTCGCCGTATGGAGCAAGTTTAAGATGTGGGATCCCGAAATGGGAGGCGACGGCCTGGGCTACCCTGTACAATCGGTATATAACATCGGGGTATTGCTCGACCTGTAACCTATAGAACAACAAACAAAAAGAACATGATGAAGACCAATATATACAACCAACTCTACAGGGGATTTATATCGATACCGTTTGTGTTAATGGGTATGCTGCAATCCTGTAATGACGATTTCCTGGACGTGGTGCCGGACAATGTATCTACCGTAGAGCACGCATTTAAGCTCAGGAACGAAGCCGAAAAATATTTGTTTACCTGCTATTCCTACCTTCCCAAAGACGGGGATGTACGTTATAATATAGGAATGCTGGCCGGGGATGAAATGTGGATACCGTACCAGAAACGGATCACCAGTTATGCCTTTGAAATTGCCCGGGGGAACCAGCGAAGATCCGAACCCTATATGAATGCCTGGTACGGTAATTACCAGGGAGGAGGTCCGGATGACGATTTCGGTCTGTACAAAGGCATACGGCATTGCAATATTTTTCTGGAGAACGTTCGCGACACCGACAATGTTCCCGACCTTGGGGATGCAGAGCGGGAACGATGGATAGGAGAAGCGGAGTTCCTGAAAGCCTATTATCATTTTTACCTGCTCCGGATGTATGGCCCCATTCCCATCGTCGATGAAAATTTACCCATAGATGCGGAAGAGGAAGAGGTGAATGTAAAAAGACAACCGGTAGATGAATGTGTGGATTATATCACAGCATTACTGGACAGTGCTGCCCAAAAGCTGCCGGAGATCATTGCAGACCGCAACACGGAACTGGGACGGATAACCAGGCCTATTGCTTTGGGAATAAAGGCAAAATTGCTGCTGATGGCTGCCAGTCCCCTGTTTAACGGAAACCTGGATTTTTCCGGTTTTACGAATGCAGACGGGACTCCTTTGTTCAATTCAAGTGCGGACGAAACAAAATGGCGGAAAGCCGCAGATGCTGCGCTGGAAGCTATCCAATCGGCAGAAGGGACCGGGCATAGCCTTTACGTATTTCCCCAATCGTCTTTTTCGCTTACCGATACCACCATGACCCAGCTCAGTATACGGCAGTCCGTGTGTGAGCGCTGGAATCCCGAGCATGTCTGGGCCAACCCTAACAGCCAGACCGATGACCTGCAACTTTTTAGTATGGCCCCCCTGCACGTGGAGCACAATCACAATGTTGCCAACAAGATTTTGTCCCCGCCCTTAAAGATCGCCAGGCTGTTCTATACCCATAACGGGGTGCCTATAAACGAAGATAAGACCCTGGATTTTACAGATGAAAAAAGCATTAGAACAGCAACGCACGACGAACGGTTTTATATCGAAGAAGGCTTTGAAACGGCCAGGATCAACTTTGATCGGGAGCCCCGGTTCTACGCTTCTCTATGTTTTGATGGCGGGATCTGGTATAAATACGACAGCCCTTCCAACTCGGATGAAAATACCTGGGTGCTCAGGGGAAAATACACGGATTATGCAGGAAGTGGTCACTACCAGAGCTATAACGAAACAGGATATTACATCAAGAAACTGGTAGACTGGACGCAGTCGATGAACGCTTCCGGGGCTTCCTATAAGGAATATCCCTGGCCGCAATTGCGCCTGGCCGACCTGTACCTGATGTATGCCGAAGCCCTGAACGAAGCCGAAGGGCCTTCCCCAACCGTTTATGAATACCTGGACAGGATCAGGGAAAGAGCAGGCCTTAAAGGCGTGGTGGAGTCCTGGGAAAATTATTCCGTAAATCCGTCAAAGTACACGACCAAAGAAGGACTCAGGGAGATCATACACCAGGAACGCCTTATTGAACTGGCCTTTGAAGGGCACCGGTTCTGGGATCTGAAGCGATGGAAAAAAGCGGTAGAAGTATTGAACGCCCCCATTACGGGATGGAATATACGGGGAGAGGATACCAATTCCTATTATCAGGTCCGGACCATCTACCAGCAGCAATTTATCGCTCCCCGCGACTATTTCTGGCCCATAGGAGAAAATACCATTATTCAGAACCCTAACCTGGTGCAAAACCCGGGATGGTAAAGATGTCCAATTGTAAACAGATGTAAGCGATGAAAAATTCAATAAAAAACAAGTTGACCGCAGGCGTATTCACGATGGCTCTTTTTATCATTAGCGGGAGCATTATTGTAGCCTGCAGCGATTCCGATACCCAGGAACCCCTGGAGAACAACCCGGAAGCGCCGGGCGTTGTACATAATGTAAGTGTGGAAAACCAGCCCGGAAAAGCCAGGATCACTTATGCGCTTCCCGAAGAACAGGACCTGCTCTACGTCAAGGCCGAATATACCCTGGCTACCGGGAAAAGTATGGAGGTCAAAGCTTCCTATTACGAAAACTCCGTCCTGGTGGAGGGCTTTGCCGATACGTTGGAACACGAGGTAAAACTGTATGCCGTGAACCGGAGTGAAGTGGCCTCCGAACCGGTTGCTGTTACGGTCAAACCACAGGAAGCCCCCTTGTGGGACGTGTACAAAAGTCTTCATGTAGGGGCAGCTTTCGGAGGGGTATATGTCAATGCGGAAAATCCCTACCGGAGCGATGTGGCCATACTCATTATGCAGAAAAACGAACATGACGAATGGGAGATCAACCCTAACAGCATTTACTCTTCTACTGATAGTATTTCCCATACCTTACGCGGATTGG contains the following coding sequences:
- a CDS encoding SusC/RagA family TonB-linked outer membrane protein, with the translated sequence MRIFTCFLKASGLLMVLAVSVFQMSAQEQMRTVTGTVISGDNKGPLPGVTVKVKGVARGTTTDFDGNYELRVNEDEVLVFSYVGFKTVEIAVSGKNTINVTLNQDLQELDETVVVGFGTQKKASLVSSVTTINPKELKGPTSNLTTMMAGRVSGMIAYQRSGEPGADNSEFFIRGLGTFGTGKVNPLILIDGIESSTRDMARLQPDDIDSFSVLKDAAAAAIYGARGANGVVLITTKSGEEGKVKFRFRAENRVSTNTRNFRFADNITYMNLANEAALTRDPNAVLPYTQTKIDRTEAGDNPLLYPNNNWIDQLIKDYTVNQGYNLSASGGGERARYYVAGTYNVDNGVLKVDGINNFNSNIKLRNYSLRSNVDITLTNTTDASVRLYGQFDDYNGPVGGGGATFNRAIWSNPVRFPAVYPSELLPYIEHPLFGGAVAGQDGTGLLTNPYAEMVKGYQVWKRSNIQAQLELKQDLGTITKGLTARAMGYVRRMSYYQVSRQYNPFYYTASLSPLDNSINLRVLNDGGANSIGTTGSEYLGYDEGDKDIDSRIYLETAINYNRVFGEKHAVSGMLINILSSYETGNSGNVQSSLAHRNHGISGRFTYAYDDRYLAEFNFGYNGSERFANDHRYGFFPSFGVGYRISNEKFFEPLKEVVSNLKFRATYGWVGNDAIGDDEDRFFYLSNVDLNDGDFGARFGEDFGYYRPGISISRYANNQISWEKSEQINIGMDLSLFRNSLEIIVDAFRQRRSNILQERSNIGSTMGLMVIPAANFGKAESKGVDVSLTYNKQLSQNLWTSLRGNFTYATSKILKFDENIYPENMTYRYKKGQSIARQFGYIAERLFVDDNEVANSPTQFGTYMGGDIKYRDMNGDGVITSNDMVPIGYPTTPEIVYGFGGTAGFKNFDISAFFQGSARTSFFINPRNISPFVLNYDDDINTYAQNGLLNVVADSHWSEENRDIYAFWPRLSDTFIENNNQRSTWWMRNGAFLRLKSVEIGYNTPARFLDKYGIKGLRIYLSGTNLAVWSKFKMWDPEMGGDGLGYPVQSVYNIGVLLDL
- a CDS encoding RagB/SusD family nutrient uptake outer membrane protein: MMKTNIYNQLYRGFISIPFVLMGMLQSCNDDFLDVVPDNVSTVEHAFKLRNEAEKYLFTCYSYLPKDGDVRYNIGMLAGDEMWIPYQKRITSYAFEIARGNQRRSEPYMNAWYGNYQGGGPDDDFGLYKGIRHCNIFLENVRDTDNVPDLGDAERERWIGEAEFLKAYYHFYLLRMYGPIPIVDENLPIDAEEEEVNVKRQPVDECVDYITALLDSAAQKLPEIIADRNTELGRITRPIALGIKAKLLLMAASPLFNGNLDFSGFTNADGTPLFNSSADETKWRKAADAALEAIQSAEGTGHSLYVFPQSSFSLTDTTMTQLSIRQSVCERWNPEHVWANPNSQTDDLQLFSMAPLHVEHNHNVANKILSPPLKIARLFYTHNGVPINEDKTLDFTDEKSIRTATHDERFYIEEGFETARINFDREPRFYASLCFDGGIWYKYDSPSNSDENTWVLRGKYTDYAGSGHYQSYNETGYYIKKLVDWTQSMNASGASYKEYPWPQLRLADLYLMYAEALNEAEGPSPTVYEYLDRIRERAGLKGVVESWENYSVNPSKYTTKEGLREIIHQERLIELAFEGHRFWDLKRWKKAVEVLNAPITGWNIRGEDTNSYYQVRTIYQQQFIAPRDYFWPIGENTIIQNPNLVQNPGW